From the genome of Clostridia bacterium, one region includes:
- a CDS encoding N-acetylmuramoyl-L-alanine amidase, whose translation EANHTNFKKGRSEKIKYIVIHYTANNGDTAKDNIDYYSNTPNLSSSAHYFVDKNEVCKSVEEKDTAWHCGSKTYKHNECRNSNSIGIELCSLKNEKGEYYFNENTVINAVSLVKSLMAKYNIPLDNVIRHFDVTGKICPAPMVNSPEAWDNFKKRLCNIETANDIDYALKWKYNITFDSVENEKEFISLLEKEREKKSKLYWVFYKLANK comes from the coding sequence AGAGGCTAATCATACAAATTTCAAAAAGGGAAGAAGCGAGAAAATAAAATACATAGTTATCCATTATACAGCAAATAACGGTGATACTGCCAAAGATAATATAGACTATTATTCCAATACTCCCAACCTTTCATCTTCTGCCCACTATTTTGTAGATAAAAACGAAGTATGTAAATCGGTAGAAGAGAAAGATACTGCATGGCATTGCGGAAGTAAAACATATAAGCATAACGAGTGCAGAAATTCCAACAGCATCGGCATTGAATTATGTTCTCTAAAAAATGAAAAAGGGGAATATTATTTTAATGAGAACACCGTAATAAATGCGGTAAGTTTAGTCAAATCCCTTATGGCAAAATATAATATCCCATTAGATAATGTTATTCGCCATTTTGATGTAACAGGCAAAATCTGCCCTGCACCAATGGTAAATAGCCCTGAGGCTTGGGATAATTTTAAGAAAAGACTCTGCAATATAGAAACTGCAAATGATATAGACTATGCCCTAAAGTGGAAATATAATATAACCTTTGACAGTGTGGAAAATGAAAAGGAATTTATATCTCTTTTAGAAAAAGAAAGAGAAAAGAAAAGTAAACTCTACTGGGTTTTTTATAAACTTGCAAATAAATAG
- a CDS encoding DAK2 domain-containing protein, translating into MNILKSDLFINMLVSASNNLENRKEEINRLNVFPVPDGDTGTNMSLTFSKATKEICGMQDSSVSEIAAKLSSASLRGARGNSGVILSQFIRGIAKGFLEKEDITIEVLASAFKSGTESAYRAVMKPTEGTILTVMRGLSDEAMKVYEETETLVDFFEKVIKNGNEVLDYTPELLPKLKQAGVVDSGGMGLMVIFEGMKYYLDNNEIMPLIENREQAEESAAGQYIEEITFGYCTEYIIVKEHRGAETLKDKLKQIGDCVVVVEDDEIVKVHVHTDDPDKAIGYGLKIGSLINIKIDNMRHENEELKKKEEERLKKEKTKYGFVAVAAGEGFKSIYSELGIKGVISGGQSMNPSTDDILNKAKEVNAETVFVFPNNKNIILAAEQAKDLFDGELIVIPTTSMAHVFPVMMVYDESLEKDELEAGFLEMLSTVKSGQVTYAVRDSMVNDIEIKEGDIMQLVNDKVVDVSQSVEEGIIETVRKIADEDTEVITLYAGEDVTDKDLETVVEKLEGIFPSCDITSYRGEQPIYYYIVSAE; encoded by the coding sequence ATGAATATATTAAAAAGTGATTTATTTATTAACATGCTGGTATCAGCATCTAATAATTTAGAGAACAGAAAAGAAGAGATTAACAGGCTTAATGTATTCCCTGTTCCTGACGGAGATACAGGGACTAATATGTCTCTTACCTTTTCTAAAGCAACAAAAGAAATCTGCGGTATGCAGGATTCTTCAGTTTCTGAAATTGCTGCGAAACTTTCTTCTGCCTCACTAAGAGGTGCAAGAGGTAATTCAGGGGTTATTTTATCTCAGTTTATAAGAGGTATAGCCAAAGGCTTTTTGGAAAAAGAAGATATTACAATAGAAGTTCTTGCCTCTGCTTTTAAATCGGGTACTGAATCTGCTTACAGGGCTGTTATGAAGCCTACTGAGGGTACAATTTTAACAGTTATGCGTGGTCTGTCCGACGAGGCAATGAAAGTATATGAAGAAACCGAAACTTTAGTTGATTTCTTTGAAAAGGTTATTAAAAACGGTAACGAAGTTTTAGACTATACACCTGAACTTTTACCTAAACTTAAACAGGCAGGAGTTGTAGACTCAGGCGGTATGGGGCTTATGGTTATTTTTGAAGGTATGAAATACTACCTTGACAATAATGAAATTATGCCTCTTATAGAAAACAGAGAACAGGCCGAAGAGTCTGCTGCAGGTCAGTATATTGAAGAAATTACTTTTGGCTACTGCACAGAGTATATTATAGTTAAAGAACACAGAGGCGCTGAAACTTTAAAAGATAAATTAAAACAAATCGGCGACTGTGTTGTTGTAGTTGAAGATGATGAGATTGTTAAAGTTCACGTTCATACAGACGACCCTGACAAAGCAATAGGTTACGGTCTTAAAATAGGTTCTTTAATTAACATTAAGATTGACAATATGCGTCATGAAAATGAAGAACTTAAGAAGAAAGAAGAAGAAAGACTTAAGAAAGAAAAAACCAAGTATGGTTTTGTTGCTGTTGCTGCAGGGGAAGGCTTTAAATCTATCTATTCAGAACTTGGAATTAAAGGCGTAATTTCAGGCGGACAGAGTATGAACCCGTCTACTGACGATATTTTAAACAAGGCAAAAGAAGTTAATGCCGAAACTGTTTTTGTTTTCCCTAATAATAAAAACATAATATTAGCCGCAGAACAGGCTAAAGACCTTTTTGACGGAGAACTTATAGTTATCCCTACAACAAGTATGGCTCATGTATTCCCTGTTATGATGGTATATGACGAATCTCTTGAAAAGGATGAACTTGAAGCAGGATTTTTAGAAATGCTTTCAACTGTGAAATCTGGTCAGGTTACTTATGCGGTAAGAGATTCTATGGTTAATGATATCGAAATTAAAGAGGGCGACATTATGCAACTGGTTAATGACAAGGTTGTTGATGTATCCCAAAGCGTTGAAGAAGGTATTATAGAAACTGTTAGAAAAATTGCCGACGAGGATACAGAGGTTATTACTCTTTATGCAGGTGAAGATGTTACAGATAAAGATTTGGAAACTGTTGTGGAAAAATTAGAGGGTATTTTCCCATCCTGCGATATAACATCATACAGAGGAGAACAGCCAATCTACTATTATATTGTATCTGCAGAATAA
- a CDS encoding Asp23/Gls24 family envelope stress response protein: MLFKTKSELGMICVRDKAIKTIASHVACSCYGVIGLAHRRTKKSFFDTKDNMNEAIKVSYNNGLVIDIHIYVSYGMNIQTISGSILETLTYTLNDSFGLKVNKVNVHVDGIRMDK; this comes from the coding sequence ATGCTTTTTAAAACTAAGAGTGAACTTGGTATGATATGTGTGCGTGATAAGGCTATAAAAACTATTGCAAGCCATGTTGCATGTTCTTGCTACGGTGTTATAGGTCTTGCTCACAGAAGAACTAAAAAGAGTTTTTTTGACACTAAAGATAATATGAATGAAGCAATCAAGGTTAGTTATAATAATGGATTAGTTATAGATATTCACATCTATGTATCATACGGTATGAACATTCAGACTATATCCGGCAGTATTTTAGAAACATTAACATATACTTTAAACGATTCTTTCGGCCTTAAAGTAAACAAAGTCAATGTTCATGTTGACGGAATCAGAATGGATAAGTAG